Proteins co-encoded in one Dehalogenimonas sp. WBC-2 genomic window:
- the livF gene encoding branched-chain amino acid transport protein LivF (branched-chain amino acid transport ATP-binding protein LivF), giving the protein MLKLNNIEVAYLNVIRVLHGVSLSVPDGQIVTLLGANGAGKTTTLKAISGLLHIEEGEVTDGNIEWNGERIDRRSPEHIGRLGIVQALEGRRVFEHLTAEENLMVGAFNRKDRQSVKDDLEMVYNYFPRLKNLRNNTAGYLSGGEQQMVVIGRAMMAKPKLMMLDEPSLGLAPLLVDEIYSIIKRFNDEQQTSVLLVEQNVRIALSIAHYGYVMESGRVVLDGTADFLKNNEDVKEFYMGLSAVGQKKSYRDVKHYKRRKRWL; this is encoded by the coding sequence ATGCTTAAACTGAACAACATTGAAGTCGCTTATCTGAATGTCATCCGTGTATTACACGGTGTATCATTATCGGTGCCGGATGGGCAGATTGTTACTTTGTTAGGAGCCAATGGCGCTGGTAAAACGACAACCCTTAAGGCAATTTCCGGTTTGTTGCACATAGAAGAGGGTGAAGTTACCGACGGTAATATAGAATGGAATGGCGAAAGGATTGACCGGAGGAGTCCTGAACATATCGGGCGCCTGGGCATAGTTCAAGCCTTGGAAGGCCGGCGTGTATTCGAGCATTTGACTGCGGAAGAAAATCTGATGGTTGGGGCTTTTAACCGTAAAGACCGTCAGTCGGTCAAAGATGACCTGGAAATGGTCTATAATTATTTTCCCCGGCTTAAAAACCTGCGTAATAATACCGCAGGTTACCTTTCCGGCGGTGAGCAACAGATGGTGGTTATCGGCCGTGCGATGATGGCCAAACCGAAATTGATGATGCTGGATGAGCCATCACTGGGGCTGGCGCCACTGCTGGTAGATGAAATTTACTCCATTATCAAGCGGTTTAATGATGAACAACAGACTTCAGTATTGCTGGTGGAACAGAATGTCCGTATAGCATTGTCTATTGCCCATTATGGATATGTCATGGAAAGTGGGCGAGTGGTGCTTGACGGTACCGCCGACTTTCTTAAGAATAACGAGGATGTAAAAGAGTTCTACATGGGACTATCCGCAGTAGGCCAGAAAAAAAGCTACCGTGATGTCAAGCATTATAAAAGACGCAAGAGATGGCTTTAA
- the paaD gene encoding thioesterase PaaD (phenylacetic acid degradation protein PaaD, thioesterase), with amino-acid sequence MLRSGSAVEPVWRFLGIELIEIEEGYAKAGLKLKPEFLNFAGLVHGGIIMTLADSVFGYAVNTLHFPTVACQFNTHLLAPPLPDDKLIAECRVVKSGKRMVMAEISVENQDGKIIAKATGTSIPLERRQKSSND; translated from the coding sequence ATGCTTCGGAGCGGCAGCGCCGTCGAGCCGGTGTGGCGTTTTCTCGGCATCGAACTGATCGAAATCGAAGAAGGTTATGCCAAAGCAGGACTTAAACTGAAACCGGAGTTTTTAAACTTTGCCGGATTGGTGCACGGCGGCATTATCATGACATTGGCAGATTCGGTATTCGGCTATGCGGTAAACACCCTGCACTTTCCCACCGTAGCCTGTCAATTTAACACCCATCTTTTAGCTCCACCGCTGCCCGATGATAAACTCATCGCGGAGTGCCGGGTGGTTAAATCTGGTAAACGTATGGTCATGGCTGAAATAAGCGTGGAAAATCAGGATGGGAAAATTATCGCCAAAGCTACCGGCACCAGTATCCCGTTAGAAAGACGTCAAAAATCCAGTAATGATTAA
- a CDS encoding cobyric acid synthase, whose amino-acid sequence MSNTKVIMIQGTSSNVGKSVLVAALCRIFKQDGYKVAPFKSQNMALNAFVTPEGGEIGRAQAMQAEAAGIAPSIHMNPVLLKPEANSRSQIILHGKVYNNTSAADYYQHTKFLLDKVEESFNYLKERYDIIVIEGAGSPAEINLKSREIANMRMAKLAKSPVLLVGDIDRGGVYASFVGTLELLDDDEKKMIKGFIINKFRGDVSLIKDANDYLENRTQLPVLGVVPYYRDILLAQEDSVYLDERQDGVSEADLDIAIIRSPRISNYDDFDPLAEDGARLRYITRPEELGNPDLIIIPGSKTTVPDLQAIRQSGVAAAVIKKAKMGTPVFGVCGGYQMLGKLIHDPYHMESDSDTVDGLGLIDAETTFAREKATTQVKGVIVDDRGLLSGLKGEILSGYEIHMGRTVSPHRPFHINETQEGPADYADGSINENGTIIGSYIHGIFLSHGFRRGLLNNLRRRKGLPERLYDAPLDKEKHYDALADLVRKSLDIEAVYRILNQGLDV is encoded by the coding sequence ATGTCTAACACAAAAGTTATTATGATCCAAGGCACTTCTTCCAATGTCGGCAAAAGCGTCCTGGTTGCCGCGCTCTGCCGTATCTTTAAGCAGGACGGTTATAAGGTGGCACCCTTCAAGTCCCAGAATATGGCTCTGAACGCCTTTGTGACGCCCGAGGGCGGCGAGATTGGACGCGCCCAGGCAATGCAGGCGGAGGCCGCCGGTATCGCTCCCAGCATCCACATGAACCCTGTGCTCTTAAAACCGGAGGCCAATTCCCGCTCCCAGATCATCCTTCACGGCAAGGTCTATAATAATACTTCCGCCGCGGATTATTATCAGCACACCAAATTTCTCCTCGACAAGGTCGAGGAATCCTTTAATTATCTTAAAGAAAGATATGACATCATCGTCATTGAGGGTGCCGGTTCTCCGGCAGAGATTAACCTGAAGTCACGTGAGATCGCCAATATGCGCATGGCAAAACTGGCTAAATCCCCTGTGCTGCTGGTCGGAGATATTGACCGCGGCGGTGTTTATGCCTCATTCGTCGGCACTCTTGAGCTCCTTGACGACGATGAAAAAAAGATGATCAAAGGCTTCATCATCAACAAATTCCGTGGCGATGTCAGCCTCATCAAAGACGCAAATGATTACCTTGAGAACCGCACCCAATTGCCGGTGCTGGGCGTGGTACCTTACTATCGCGATATTCTCCTGGCGCAGGAGGATTCGGTCTATCTCGATGAACGTCAGGATGGGGTGTCAGAGGCGGACCTGGACATCGCCATTATTCGCAGCCCCCGCATCTCCAATTACGATGATTTTGACCCGCTGGCAGAGGATGGTGCCCGCCTGAGATATATCACCCGCCCTGAAGAATTAGGCAACCCTGACCTCATTATCATCCCGGGTTCCAAGACCACCGTTCCTGATCTCCAGGCCATCCGCCAATCAGGAGTCGCCGCCGCCGTAATAAAAAAGGCAAAGATGGGCACTCCAGTCTTCGGCGTCTGTGGCGGTTATCAGATGCTGGGTAAGCTCATCCACGACCCGTACCACATGGAGTCGGACAGTGACACTGTGGACGGTTTAGGTTTGATCGACGCTGAGACCACCTTCGCCAGGGAAAAAGCTACCACGCAGGTCAAAGGCGTCATTGTTGATGACCGTGGTCTGTTGTCAGGTCTTAAAGGTGAGATACTCAGCGGCTACGAGATCCATATGGGGCGCACGGTGAGTCCGCACCGGCCGTTCCATATCAATGAGACACAGGAGGGTCCGGCAGACTACGCCGACGGCAGCATCAACGAAAATGGCACCATCATCGGCAGCTACATACACGGCATATTTCTAAGCCATGGCTTCCGCCGCGGACTGCTCAACAATCTGCGCCGGCGCAAAGGCCTGCCGGAGCGGCTCTATGACGCGCCACTGGACAAAGAGAAGCACTATGACGCTCTGGCCGACCTGGTCAGAAAATCGCTGGATATAGAAGCCGTCTACCGCATCCTCAACCAGGGGTTGGACGTTTGA
- a CDS encoding branched-chain amino acid ABC transporter (branched-chain amino acid ABC transporter, amino acid-binding protein), which translates to MRRMNRIKKLSIMVLTLLLVSLPVLAAGCGGNDEEVDPTATVKQPLKVGIMYPQTGGASSKGQPMSAGVLDAIKYVNEELGGVLGHQIEVIGRDNGYSAATATTIISQFISSNVLMFTTQASAMMTAVMGIANEASLPGFAVFSAPAITQPAKHIYAQMPDYGDGWAVFAQYYMDNIWKGTGKPKMALMLLNNSTGSGAKDAADKLAASMGIEIVAIETHASDTSDETTALVNIAAKNPDVIFISSTPKPTSTIVQNIRTLQSNTANPRLVGVTIGCGHASYTSELVTLAGAAKLEGVYGVFPTANWGENVAGMAKMTEYVNKYHSDFANNMDYITAWAEGLLIAKILETAIQNTPGGAANLTPENVEKYGFQMLNYDVAGLHGPVDYTPGDNRLSKAMRVFQVKSGVITAISDWINAAYIDYGFS; encoded by the coding sequence ATGAGAAGAATGAACCGGATTAAAAAATTATCAATAATGGTATTGACACTATTGTTGGTTAGTCTGCCGGTATTAGCCGCGGGCTGTGGAGGCAACGATGAGGAAGTAGATCCAACCGCCACGGTGAAGCAACCGCTTAAAGTCGGTATCATGTACCCCCAGACCGGTGGAGCATCGTCAAAAGGACAGCCGATGTCTGCGGGTGTGCTGGATGCCATCAAATATGTTAATGAAGAACTTGGCGGTGTTTTGGGCCATCAAATTGAGGTTATCGGGCGCGACAACGGCTATAGTGCGGCTACGGCCACTACAATTATTAGTCAATTTATCTCAAGCAACGTGTTGATGTTCACAACCCAAGCCTCAGCCATGATGACCGCGGTCATGGGCATTGCCAATGAAGCCTCATTACCCGGTTTTGCCGTCTTTTCTGCACCGGCGATAACACAACCAGCCAAGCATATTTACGCCCAAATGCCGGATTACGGCGATGGTTGGGCAGTATTTGCCCAGTACTATATGGATAATATATGGAAAGGCACTGGTAAGCCTAAAATGGCTTTGATGCTGCTCAATAACTCAACTGGTTCAGGAGCCAAAGACGCTGCCGATAAATTAGCTGCTTCAATGGGTATTGAAATTGTGGCTATTGAAACTCACGCTTCGGATACATCCGATGAAACGACAGCTTTGGTGAATATTGCTGCCAAGAATCCAGATGTGATTTTTATTTCAAGCACGCCAAAGCCAACCTCAACTATTGTTCAAAATATTCGGACTCTTCAATCAAATACGGCCAACCCACGGCTAGTTGGTGTAACTATTGGCTGCGGTCATGCCAGCTATACCAGCGAATTGGTCACCTTAGCTGGGGCTGCCAAACTCGAAGGTGTTTATGGCGTTTTTCCGACAGCCAATTGGGGTGAAAATGTGGCCGGTATGGCCAAGATGACCGAATACGTAAATAAATACCACTCCGACTTTGCTAATAACATGGACTATATTACTGCCTGGGCTGAAGGCCTGCTCATAGCCAAAATATTGGAAACAGCTATCCAAAATACCCCCGGCGGAGCAGCTAATCTGACCCCGGAAAACGTAGAGAAATACGGTTTTCAAATGTTGAACTATGATGTGGCGGGTTTGCACGGTCCAGTGGACTATACTCCCGGTGATAACCGGCTAAGTAAAGCAATGCGTGTCTTCCAAGTTAAGAGCGGTGTTATTACCGCCATTAGTGATTGGATCAACGCGGCCTATATTGACTACGGATTCAGTTAA
- a CDS encoding sensory box sensor histidine kinase-response regulator, producing MFFVRDRYFWYVIILMVLIGILSFPISAGRIEFLIPLQRGTFLLTIAIAAWRFGSITGWLISAIAGFLILAKYILPNTIIPTSPDLIVESGLISLGFLSSWFFGRYQTGVNQLHMSEQRLRSAAEEWRTTFDSITDMIVILDSDRIIQRVNTAFANAVSKTPQKLIGKHCYEIVHDLKEPHHLCTFDKALSQKQSCSHELYEPTMGKFLECTMSPIFDESHNIKGVVHIFKDITSRKKAETEQQQLREKAEISSRLAAVGEMAAGIAHEINNPLTGVIGFSELLLGRKDLPPDIREELEIINDGSQRVKDIVRRMLTFARQDKPSKSAVSIIELLEHALGLRSYVLRTANIEVVKNYDSDLPWVTADAGQLQQVFLNMIVNAEYAMKKAHDKGILTIKTESLVDYIRISIADDGTGIPKEIQDKLFQPFFTTKNPGEGTGLGLSLSLGIIQEHGGKISVDSEQGKGTTFNIDLPIRLRTKITEVPESVVDRVRSVKTGKILVIDDELSVITLIKTVLVKDGHEVESCQNSKQALENLQKNNYDVIILDIRMPGISGIELYEIIANRWPEKSGSVIFITGDASDSITKEYLNTHRIPYIVKPFEIIALEDNVNSFLQRNQPYDSV from the coding sequence TTGTTCTTCGTGCGTGACCGTTATTTCTGGTATGTCATTATTCTAATGGTCCTGATTGGAATACTGAGCTTTCCTATATCTGCTGGCCGGATTGAATTTCTTATCCCGTTACAACGGGGTACCTTCCTTCTTACTATCGCTATTGCTGCTTGGCGATTCGGTTCGATAACCGGATGGTTAATAAGCGCCATTGCTGGTTTCTTAATACTGGCAAAATACATTCTTCCCAATACAATTATTCCAACCTCACCTGACTTAATTGTTGAATCAGGGCTAATCAGTTTGGGGTTTTTAAGCAGCTGGTTTTTCGGTCGATACCAAACAGGCGTGAACCAGCTTCATATGTCTGAGCAAAGATTGCGCTCTGCTGCTGAAGAATGGCGAACTACTTTTGATTCTATCACTGACATGATTGTGATCCTTGACTCTGACCGCATTATTCAAAGGGTTAATACAGCATTTGCTAATGCTGTATCAAAAACACCGCAGAAACTCATCGGCAAACACTGTTACGAAATAGTCCATGATTTAAAAGAGCCCCACCATCTTTGTACGTTTGATAAGGCTCTGTCTCAAAAACAATCATGCAGCCATGAATTGTATGAACCCACCATGGGTAAATTCCTTGAATGCACCATGTCTCCTATTTTCGATGAGAGCCACAATATCAAAGGAGTAGTGCATATTTTCAAAGATATCACCAGTCGCAAGAAGGCTGAAACTGAGCAACAGCAACTCCGTGAAAAGGCAGAAATATCCAGCCGATTAGCCGCTGTAGGCGAGATGGCCGCCGGTATTGCCCACGAGATCAATAACCCTTTAACCGGTGTTATTGGATTCTCGGAATTATTATTGGGCCGAAAAGATCTTCCTCCAGACATTAGAGAGGAACTCGAGATCATAAATGACGGCAGTCAGAGGGTGAAAGACATTGTCAGGCGCATGTTAACCTTTGCGCGGCAGGATAAACCTTCAAAAAGCGCCGTCAGTATTATTGAGCTTCTGGAGCATGCCCTTGGACTTCGGAGCTACGTATTACGGACTGCCAACATCGAGGTCGTTAAAAATTATGATTCTGATTTACCATGGGTTACTGCAGACGCCGGCCAATTGCAACAGGTATTTCTAAATATGATTGTTAACGCTGAATACGCCATGAAGAAGGCTCATGATAAAGGCATACTAACTATTAAAACAGAAAGTCTTGTGGACTATATTCGTATCTCAATTGCAGATGATGGGACAGGTATACCCAAGGAGATACAGGATAAACTTTTTCAACCCTTCTTTACAACAAAAAACCCGGGGGAAGGCACTGGGTTAGGTCTGTCTCTCTCGCTGGGCATCATACAAGAGCATGGCGGCAAGATCAGTGTTGATAGTGAACAAGGGAAGGGTACCACGTTCAATATCGATTTACCTATTAGGTTAAGGACTAAAATAACTGAGGTCCCAGAATCTGTTGTTGATAGAGTTCGATCAGTTAAAACAGGTAAGATATTAGTTATTGATGATGAGTTGTCTGTAATAACGCTTATTAAAACCGTTCTGGTTAAGGATGGACATGAGGTAGAGAGTTGCCAGAATTCAAAACAGGCGCTGGAGAACCTTCAAAAGAATAATTACGATGTCATAATTTTAGATATCCGTATGCCGGGAATAAGCGGTATTGAATTATACGAAATAATTGCCAACCGATGGCCGGAAAAATCTGGTAGCGTTATCTTTATAACCGGGGATGCCTCTGATTCTATAACCAAAGAATATCTCAATACGCACCGGATACCTTACATCGTTAAACCCTTCGAAATAATAGCATTGGAAGATAACGTCAACTCTTTCTTGCAGAGGAATCAACCTTATGATTCAGTTTAA
- a CDS encoding endonuclease III, which yields MPEKTADVTEVINRLKKGYPRTHIALNFSSPLELLAAVILSAQTTDVAINSVTPALFAKYKTAKNYAEADVTELENIIKRSGFYHNKAKSLIGMGQTLEQKFDGQVPQTMAELVQIPGAARKTANIVLWNAFGKIEGIAVDTHVVRLSQRLGFTEQKDPVKIERDLMKIVPHGDWGRFAHLLQDHGRSVCIARKPKCAECFLNDICPSAFKV from the coding sequence ATGCCTGAGAAAACTGCTGATGTTACCGAAGTCATCAATCGACTGAAGAAGGGGTATCCCCGGACTCATATCGCATTGAACTTCTCCAGCCCACTGGAACTTTTGGCTGCTGTCATTCTATCCGCACAGACTACGGATGTTGCCATCAACTCGGTAACTCCTGCACTTTTTGCCAAGTACAAAACAGCCAAAAACTATGCCGAGGCCGACGTCACAGAACTCGAAAATATCATCAAGCGGTCCGGCTTCTACCATAATAAGGCTAAGAGCCTGATCGGCATGGGTCAGACGCTTGAGCAGAAATTCGACGGACAGGTGCCACAGACGATGGCAGAACTGGTGCAGATCCCCGGCGCGGCGCGGAAGACAGCCAATATCGTGCTGTGGAACGCTTTCGGCAAGATTGAGGGTATCGCGGTGGATACCCACGTAGTGAGGCTATCGCAGCGCCTGGGCTTCACCGAACAAAAAGACCCGGTGAAGATCGAGCGCGACCTGATGAAGATAGTACCGCATGGAGACTGGGGCCGCTTTGCCCACCTGCTGCAGGATCACGGCAGGTCGGTGTGCATAGCGCGGAAACCTAAGTGCGCAGAGTGCTTTTTGAATGATATCTGCCCGTCAGCGTTCAAGGTGTAG
- the livG gene encoding branched-chain amino acid transport protein LivG (branched-chain amino acid transport ATP-binding protein LivG): protein MTDNIMPGDTKVDKPVKISMRNLTLSFGGITALKDVSVDIRENEILAIIGPNGAGKTCLLNCLNGFYKPQKGEIIFEGKDISRIRPDKAAKMGLARTFQNIELFSGLTTLENAMAARHVFMKQNLLTGALYFGPAHNEEIKHRRVVEDIIDFLEIEAVRHQVVATLPYGMRKRIEFARALALEPKALLLDEPMAGMNNEEKEDIARFIVDIFEGQGACYPDTPVLRDGVRTIVLIEHDMGVVMDLADRIVVLDFGRKIAEGTPEEIRNNPEVISAYLGQSAAN from the coding sequence ATGACTGATAATATCATGCCCGGCGACACCAAAGTAGATAAGCCGGTTAAGATCAGCATGCGTAATCTGACGTTATCCTTCGGGGGCATTACGGCGCTTAAAGACGTATCGGTGGATATCCGGGAGAATGAGATATTAGCCATCATCGGGCCTAATGGCGCCGGCAAGACCTGTTTGCTGAATTGCCTCAACGGCTTCTACAAGCCCCAGAAAGGGGAGATCATCTTTGAGGGCAAGGATATCAGCCGTATCCGCCCGGACAAGGCCGCCAAAATGGGACTGGCACGCACTTTCCAGAATATTGAGTTATTCTCCGGCCTGACCACTCTGGAGAATGCCATGGCGGCGCGCCATGTATTTATGAAACAGAATCTCCTGACCGGTGCCTTGTACTTCGGTCCGGCGCATAATGAAGAGATAAAGCATCGCCGGGTGGTGGAAGATATTATTGACTTCCTGGAGATAGAAGCGGTGCGCCACCAAGTGGTTGCCACCCTGCCTTACGGCATGAGAAAACGTATTGAGTTTGCCCGCGCCCTGGCGCTTGAGCCCAAAGCACTGCTGCTCGATGAGCCGATGGCAGGCATGAACAACGAAGAAAAGGAAGACATTGCCCGTTTTATCGTTGATATATTTGAAGGCCAGGGTGCGTGTTATCCGGATACCCCGGTGCTCCGTGACGGTGTTCGTACTATTGTCCTTATTGAACATGACATGGGCGTGGTCATGGATCTGGCAGACCGTATTGTGGTGCTGGACTTTGGCCGTAAGATTGCAGAAGGGACACCGGAAGAGATACGCAACAACCCCGAGGTTATTTCAGCCTATTTGGGACAGAGCGCCGCCAATTAA
- a CDS encoding mobile element protein — protein MIRKRFTEEQIITVLKEAEAGAKIGELCRKHGVSDATYYKWKAKYAGLSVSELKRLKTLEDENRRLKQIVADQALDNWALKELLAKNF, from the coding sequence TTGATCAGGAAAAGGTTCACCGAAGAGCAAATCATCACCGTGCTCAAAGAGGCCGAAGCCGGGGCTAAAATCGGCGAATTGTGCCGAAAGCATGGAGTCAGTGACGCCACCTACTATAAGTGGAAAGCCAAATATGCGGGTCTTTCCGTTAGTGAGCTTAAACGGCTTAAAACTCTGGAAGATGAAAACCGCCGTCTCAAGCAGATCGTGGCCGACCAGGCGCTTGATAATTGGGCGCTTAAAGAGCTTCTCGCAAAAAACTTCTAG
- a CDS encoding phenylacetate-coenzyme A ligase: protein MNEHYDKLESMTIGERQVYLDTRLVKAVARAYRGAPAAREMMQRAGVRPSGIKTIEDLEKLPITRKPDLIEMQQKNLPYGGYYIGKPEDIERIFISPGPVYEPLHSSKIEWFTRSFWAAGFRKGDVVINTFTYHLSPAGTLFGEALRHCGATVVVAGAGNTDVHIKTMKDLRVDGFVGTPSYLMTVINKIEDTGKFKKDFHVKKAWFTGEMLSPSMRKILEGEYGIDTYQAYAVTEPGGALAYECADKSGLHLMDDYIIEIVDPASGKQLAPGQIGEVVVTPLHNHHWGLLRFGTGDLSKLIIDNCPCGRTAPKLAGLLGRSGEAVKVRGMFVVPKQVEGILALLPEVGRFQLIVRRDVNRDNLTLKLEVRPDTKDMSALKGRISQAFQNACVIKLDDIQVVAPGDIAAEAKTVIDERKWD from the coding sequence ATGAATGAGCATTACGATAAACTTGAGTCAATGACCATCGGGGAAAGACAGGTATATCTTGATACCAGACTGGTTAAGGCTGTTGCCCGCGCTTACCGCGGTGCACCTGCTGCCAGAGAAATGATGCAACGTGCCGGAGTTAGACCGTCAGGGATCAAGACGATTGAAGATCTGGAAAAACTGCCTATCACCCGGAAGCCTGACCTGATTGAGATGCAGCAAAAAAATCTGCCATATGGCGGCTATTACATCGGAAAACCGGAAGATATAGAACGTATCTTTATCTCGCCTGGTCCCGTATATGAACCTTTGCATTCCTCAAAAATTGAGTGGTTCACCCGTTCTTTCTGGGCGGCGGGTTTCCGGAAAGGTGATGTGGTTATCAATACCTTCACTTATCACTTGTCGCCGGCGGGTACGCTTTTTGGCGAGGCGTTACGGCACTGCGGTGCAACGGTGGTGGTGGCGGGGGCGGGCAATACCGATGTTCATATTAAGACGATGAAAGATTTAAGGGTTGATGGTTTTGTCGGTACGCCAAGCTATCTGATGACGGTCATTAATAAAATTGAAGATACCGGCAAATTCAAAAAAGATTTTCACGTTAAAAAAGCCTGGTTTACCGGTGAGATGCTTTCACCGTCAATGAGGAAAATACTTGAAGGTGAATATGGTATTGATACTTATCAGGCCTATGCCGTGACTGAACCGGGTGGGGCATTGGCTTACGAATGTGCCGATAAATCCGGATTACATTTGATGGATGACTATATCATTGAGATAGTCGACCCTGCCAGTGGTAAACAACTGGCTCCCGGCCAAATCGGGGAAGTGGTTGTCACTCCTTTACACAATCATCATTGGGGTTTGCTGCGCTTCGGCACCGGGGATCTATCTAAATTGATCATTGATAACTGCCCCTGCGGTCGTACTGCGCCAAAACTGGCAGGATTACTTGGCCGTTCCGGAGAGGCGGTGAAAGTCCGCGGTATGTTCGTCGTCCCCAAACAGGTTGAAGGGATTTTGGCGCTATTACCTGAAGTCGGCAGGTTCCAGTTAATTGTCCGTCGTGACGTCAACCGTGACAATCTGACGCTGAAACTGGAAGTCCGACCTGATACTAAGGATATGAGCGCTCTAAAAGGTAGGATTAGCCAGGCTTTTCAAAATGCCTGTGTAATCAAACTGGATGACATCCAAGTGGTAGCACCCGGAGATATTGCCGCTGAGGCTAAAACTGTCATTGATGAACGGAAATGGGACTAA